One window from the genome of Grus americana isolate bGruAme1 chromosome 2, bGruAme1.mat, whole genome shotgun sequence encodes:
- the SLC7A13 gene encoding solute carrier family 7 member 13 isoform X1 yields MGKGKSIDPRDVKSKENAKMQLKRNIGYFDGVSFIIGSIVGAGIFVSPTGVLKHSLLNVGIALTIWTASGLVSLMGSLCYAELGTALPFSGGEYSHIKRGLGSLPAFVFIWTSTFTKPASNAARALLFAEYATQPFYGICPAPEALKKCLALAVLWSLGILNGCSVKMAAWVQTVFTLLKMMALSVIAVGGIVLLAGGRKESLARFEDAFSSEIPSASQVAEAFFQGLYAYGGWWSLNYMAEEMKNPSRNIPLTVMTAVPAVIVFYLLVNISYLIVLTPKEIVSSVAVAVTWADRVIPSVAWIIPVSVAVSIFGALNSSMFTLGRLSYAGSQSGHLPVLISMLNVHSCTPAPAMIFSTTIASIFIIPSDLITLTNYFGFSAWLMIGLTCASLIVLRYREPHLHRPYKVFLPVPFVMVAMSFFLVLAPIVWSPNLQYVYAFLFMLGSLIVYLPFIHFKLHFAFLDKITCHLQLLLEVAPADGSAESKCE; encoded by the exons atgggaaaagggaagagcatcGATCCCAGAGatgtgaaaagcaaagaaaatgccaAGATGCAACTCAAAAGAAATATAGGTTATTTTGATGGGGTAAGTTTTATTATAGGATCAATTGTTGGGGCAGGGATCTTTGTGTCTCCCACAGGGGTGTTAAAGCATTCCTTACTCAACGTCGGCATCGCACTAACGATCTGGACTGCATCTGGACTGGTTTCTCTGATGGGTTCCCTCTGCTATGCGGAGCTGGGAACCGCTCTGCCCTTCTCCGGAGGAGAATACAGCCACATTAAAAGAGGCCTTGGATCCCTGCCTGCCTTTGTCTTTATCTGGACATCAACATTTACCAAGCCAGCATCAAACGCTGCTCGAGCCTTGCTGTTTGCTGAATATGCCACCCAGCCCTTCTACGGTATTTGCCCCGCACCAGAAGCGCTGAAGAAATGCTTGGCCTTGGCTGTTCTCTGGTCCCTGGGGATTTTGAATGGCTGCAGCGTCAAAATGGCTGCCTGGGTGCAGACGGTTTTCACTCTGCTGAAGATGATGGCCTTGTCCGTAATCGCTGTTGGTGGCATAGTTCTCCTCGCTGGTGGGAGAAAGGAGAGTCTGGCCAGGTTTGAGGACGCGTTCAGCTCAGAGATCCCCAGCGCGTCACAGGTTGCCGAAGCCTTCTTCCAAGGACTGTATGCGTATGGTGGTTGGTGGTCCCTCAATTATATGGCAG aagagatgaaaaaccCTAGCAGAAATATCCCCTTAACTGTGATGACTGCTGTTCCTGCAGTAATCGTTTTTTATTTACTGGTGAATATCTCGTATCTGATTGTCCTCACACCTAAGGAAATTGTCTCTTCAG tTGCTGTGGCAGTCACTTGGGCTGATCGAGTGATCCCCTCTGTTGCCTGGATCATTCCTGTCTCTGTTGCTGTCTCAATATTTGGTGCCCTCAACAGCAGCATGTTCACACTAGGTCGATTGAGCTATGCTGGAAGTCAGTCAGGACATTTACCTGTTTTAATATCCATGCTTAATGTCCACTCCTGTACTCCAGCACCAGCCATGATTTTTTCAACCACCATTGCATCCATTTTTATAATCCCCTCTGACCTTATTACGTTAACAAATTACTTTGGATTTTCTGCCTGGCTTATGATTGGATTGACTTGTGCAAGCCTGATTGTACTTCGATACCGGGAACCTCACCTTCATCGACCATACAAA gtGTTTCTACCAGTTCCATTTGTGATGGTGGCAATGTCTTTCTTCCTAGTTTTAGCTCCTATAGTCTGGTCTCCAAACCTGCAATATGTTTATGCCTTCCTGTTTATGCTGGGAAGTCTTATTGTTTATCTGccttttatacattttaaattgcattttgcttttcttgataAAATTACTTGCCACTTACAGCTCCTGTTGGAAGTTGCTCCTGCTGATGGATCTGCTGAGAGCAAATGTGAATAA
- the SLC7A13 gene encoding solute carrier family 7 member 13 isoform X2, with amino-acid sequence MGKGKSIDPRDVKSKENAKMQLKRNIGYFDGVSFIIGSIVGAGIFVSPTGVLKHSLLNVGIALTIWTASGLVSLMGSLCYAELGTALPFSGGEYSHIKRGLGSLPAFVFIWTSTFTKPASNAARALLFAEYATQPFYGICPAPEALKKCLALAVLWSLGILNGCSVKMAAWVQTVFTLLKMMALSVIAVGGIVLLAGGRKESLARFEDAFSSEIPSASQVAEAFFQGLYAYGGWWSLNYMAVAVAVTWADRVIPSVAWIIPVSVAVSIFGALNSSMFTLGRLSYAGSQSGHLPVLISMLNVHSCTPAPAMIFSTTIASIFIIPSDLITLTNYFGFSAWLMIGLTCASLIVLRYREPHLHRPYKVFLPVPFVMVAMSFFLVLAPIVWSPNLQYVYAFLFMLGSLIVYLPFIHFKLHFAFLDKITCHLQLLLEVAPADGSAESKCE; translated from the exons atgggaaaagggaagagcatcGATCCCAGAGatgtgaaaagcaaagaaaatgccaAGATGCAACTCAAAAGAAATATAGGTTATTTTGATGGGGTAAGTTTTATTATAGGATCAATTGTTGGGGCAGGGATCTTTGTGTCTCCCACAGGGGTGTTAAAGCATTCCTTACTCAACGTCGGCATCGCACTAACGATCTGGACTGCATCTGGACTGGTTTCTCTGATGGGTTCCCTCTGCTATGCGGAGCTGGGAACCGCTCTGCCCTTCTCCGGAGGAGAATACAGCCACATTAAAAGAGGCCTTGGATCCCTGCCTGCCTTTGTCTTTATCTGGACATCAACATTTACCAAGCCAGCATCAAACGCTGCTCGAGCCTTGCTGTTTGCTGAATATGCCACCCAGCCCTTCTACGGTATTTGCCCCGCACCAGAAGCGCTGAAGAAATGCTTGGCCTTGGCTGTTCTCTGGTCCCTGGGGATTTTGAATGGCTGCAGCGTCAAAATGGCTGCCTGGGTGCAGACGGTTTTCACTCTGCTGAAGATGATGGCCTTGTCCGTAATCGCTGTTGGTGGCATAGTTCTCCTCGCTGGTGGGAGAAAGGAGAGTCTGGCCAGGTTTGAGGACGCGTTCAGCTCAGAGATCCCCAGCGCGTCACAGGTTGCCGAAGCCTTCTTCCAAGGACTGTATGCGTATGGTGGTTGGTGGTCCCTCAATTATATGGCAG tTGCTGTGGCAGTCACTTGGGCTGATCGAGTGATCCCCTCTGTTGCCTGGATCATTCCTGTCTCTGTTGCTGTCTCAATATTTGGTGCCCTCAACAGCAGCATGTTCACACTAGGTCGATTGAGCTATGCTGGAAGTCAGTCAGGACATTTACCTGTTTTAATATCCATGCTTAATGTCCACTCCTGTACTCCAGCACCAGCCATGATTTTTTCAACCACCATTGCATCCATTTTTATAATCCCCTCTGACCTTATTACGTTAACAAATTACTTTGGATTTTCTGCCTGGCTTATGATTGGATTGACTTGTGCAAGCCTGATTGTACTTCGATACCGGGAACCTCACCTTCATCGACCATACAAA gtGTTTCTACCAGTTCCATTTGTGATGGTGGCAATGTCTTTCTTCCTAGTTTTAGCTCCTATAGTCTGGTCTCCAAACCTGCAATATGTTTATGCCTTCCTGTTTATGCTGGGAAGTCTTATTGTTTATCTGccttttatacattttaaattgcattttgcttttcttgataAAATTACTTGCCACTTACAGCTCCTGTTGGAAGTTGCTCCTGCTGATGGATCTGCTGAGAGCAAATGTGAATAA